Genomic window (Brevibacterium paucivorans):
TAGGGCCCATGCGTGCCGCAGCCAGTTTTGTTGAGCTGGTGGGGGAACGGGTAGACGAGCTCGCCTCTGTGCGTGTGGACGTGTTCGGGTCCCTGGCGGCAACAGGGCGTGGCCACGGCACATTCGACGCGATCCTGCTGGGACTCGAAGGGTGTAAGCCCGAAGAAGTCGAAGCCAACGACATGGACCAGCGCAAAGCGCGCATGGCCCAGACGGGTGCCGTCCGCTTTGGCGACGTGCGCGACATCAAACTCACTGAAGACGACATGGTGAAACGGCCACTCACCGTGCTCGAACGTCACACCAACGCCATGACGCTCACCGCGTTCGACGCCGCTGGAGAAGAACTAGCGAAGGAAACGTATTACTCCGTTGGTGGCGGGTTCGTGGTCGCAGAGTCCGACGAAAACGAACCCATTGGTGGTGAACTCCACACCCCCGACGTCATCCACGAAACCCACGACCACATCGCTGGAACCACCGTCCTCGGTGAGGACCTGTCCCAGCTTCCAGAAGAAGATGCGGCTACTGAACCCACCAACGCGGAAGCCGGGGGTGCCGGGTCAGAGGGAACGACCTCGGCGCCGGTATACGAATACACTTCCGCAGCCGACCTTCTGCGCATTTCTAAGGAAAACAACCTGGCGCTGTGGGAGATCGTGATGGCCAACGAGCTTCAAGAGCGCACAGAGGAGGAGATCCGCGAAGGGCTGCTCCACATTTACTCCGTGATGGACGAATGTGCGATGTCGTCGCTGGACCGCACCGGGTACCTGCCGGGCGGGCTGAAGGTGAAGCGGCGCGCCCACGACTGGTTCCTGCGGTTGAAAGCCGAGGACCCCAACAACGACCCCAAGTTCTACCAGGAGTGGGTCAACCTGATCGCGTTGGCGGTGAACGAGGAGAACGCGTCCGGCGGGCGGGTCGTGACTGCGCCCACCAACGGGGCTGCCGGGATCATCCCTGCGGTGATGTACTACGCGCTGCACTTTGTGGACCGGGTCGTGGACGCTGGGCCGCAGGGGCGCGCGGACGCGATCGTGGAGTTCCTGCTGACCGCGGCCGCAATTGGCGGGTTGTACAAGGAAAAGGCTTCGATTTCTGGCGCCGAGGTGGGATGCCAGGGTGAGGTAGGTTCGGCTTCGTCGATGGCGGCTGGGGCGTTGGCACAGGTCATGGGCGGGACCCCTGAACAGGTGGAAAACGCGGCCGAGATCGCCATGGAGCACAACCTGGGGCTCACATGCGACCCGATCGCCGGCCTGGTACAGGTGCCTTGTATTGAACGCAACGCAATTGCTGCCGGCAAGGCCATTAACGCGGCCAAGATGGCGCTGTGGGGCGACGGGACGCACCGGGTGAGCCTCGACGAAGTGATCGAAACCATGCGGTCCACCGGTGAAGACATGAGCCACAAGTACAAAGAAACCGCGATGGGTGGTCTGGCGGTCAACGTCGTCGAGTGCTGATGGACGCGGGTGGTCCTGTGGGGAGCCGGCCGGACGGGCCGGTGGGCGCGTGCGATTGGCTCAGCCCTGACGCGCGTGCCAGTGCGCGTTTGTTGCTCGGGTGCTTTTTGGCCACCCCAGATGTGACGGTCCGGATCACCGAGGTCGAAGCGTACGCGGGCACCGACGATCCCGCGTCTCACGCGTACAAGGGCCAGACTGCGCGTAACGCTGTCATGTTTGGGCCTGCGGGGCACTTGTACACGTACACCATGCATGGGCACACGTGTTGCAATGTGGTGTGTTCCCCCGCTGGTGTGGCGCAGGCGGTGTTGATTCGGGCCGGTGAGGTGGTTGACGGGGCCGAGGTGGCTTACAGTCGGCGCCGGCCTGGAGTGAGTGCTACGCACCTTGCGCGGGGGCCGGGAAACTTGACCCGCGCGCTGGGTGTGACCATGGATCACTCTGGGGTTGATTTGTGTGATCGTGGCTCTGAGGTGAGGCTTGTGCGTGGCGAGTTGCGCGCAGGTGAGTTGGTGGCTGTGGGGCCGCGTGTGGGAGTGAGCCAAGCGGCCGATGACCCTATGCGTTTCTGGATTGAGGGTGATCCAACGGTTTCGGCGTATCGGCGCTCGCCCCGGGCGCCTAAACCTTCGCGTTGAACAGGTGTGCGAGGGCGTTTACTCTACACTCCTCGAAGTAGTCTGTAGAGTAAACACCCTTTTTGTTCGTTTTGTTCACGTTTTTGGCCCAAAATCGGCGAGTTACCCACCACCCCTGAGAGGAAACAACTGACTTGTGGTGGGTAATTGGGTGGGGGCAGCCCCACCTAACCCAGGCCCTTGAGCCGCTTGGCCAACTTAAACGCCCGCGCCCGCCGGAACTGTTCACTCACCGCCCGGCGATCCGGCTCCATCCACCACTCCTGGCAATACTGCTCATACAACCCACGCCACGTGTCCACGAAATGCGCGCGACACACCTCGGCCTGCGAATCCCACAACCGCACCAAAAGCGCGTCACCGGTCACCAGCTCATAGCCACGCTCAGCCTTCTCATCCACGTGCGACGACACGGGCTTAAACGCGCGCACATCATTGCTGACCAGCACATCCATCCTGCCCTGCCACGCGGCAACATCAAGGTGCGCATCGTCGGGGTCCTTGACGAAACCCCTCCGAGTCATGTCCATGCTGGCCATATCCAGGTGCTGCATCGACTGCCGTCGCGCCTCAAACGCGCCCCCAATCTGTAGGCGGGTCCGCTCCCGGTACACGCGCCTGAGCGCCGGCCGTAGTTCTTCTAAGATCGCCGAGGTCGTAAACAGTTCCAGCGCGACGCCGCCCCGCGCGCCGTCACCCCGGCCACCACCTCGGCCGCTTCCCTGGGAAACACCACCCAGTTCACGCATCGTGAGCAACCCCAGCCACAGAAGATCCGACACCAGCACGCTGGTGTCGACCAACGCCCGAAGCCTCGCCACTAAACCGACCCCACTACAACACCCGCACTAGAACACTGTGGCCAGACGTGCCACGCCTTCTTCGATGACATCCGGTTCCGCAGAAACGAACGTTAAACGCATGGACTGGTAATTGGGGTTTTCCATGTAGAACGGTGCCCCCGGCACAAAAATGACACCAGCGTCAATAGCCTTGTACACCAGTTCAGACGTGTCGTAGCGCTCCGGCAGGTACACCCACACGAACATGCCACCTGAGGGTTCGGCAATGTAGGACCCGGTGGGCAACACCCGGTCCAGCGCATCAACCTGGGTGCGCATGCGCTGGCGGTAGGTTTCACGCACCGGCTCCAGTTTCTTGTCCAGGTCGTTCGTCTCCAAGTAGTGCGCAACCGCTAACTGGTCAATCGTTGAGGACTGGATGACGGTACCCTGCTTGGTCACGGTGACACGTTCCAGGATTTCGTCGGGCCCGTGGATCCACCCAATACGCACCCCAGGCGAGAGCACCTTAGACAAAGACCCCAGGTAGAACGCCCGGTCAGCAACCCGCGGGTCGGCACTAATCGGTTGCACCCGCTCGTCCGTGAACCGCAACTCCGAATACGGGTCGTCCTCAATGAGCCACATGTCCGACTCGGACAGCACCTGCGCAATGTGATCCCGCCTGGACGCCGGCATGGTGATCCCGGTGGGGTTCTGAAACGTGGGAATCGTGTACAGCGCTTTGGGGCGGTAGTAGTGGATCGCCGCCTCAAGGGCTTCGGGCACGATGCCACCTTCGTCGGTGTCGATCGCCACGAACTCGATCCCGTGCATCCCAAACGCCTGCAGGGCAGACATGAACGTGGGATTTTCACACAAAAGAACGTCACCCGGGTTAAACAGGGTGTGCGCCAGCAGGGAAATCCCCTGCTGAGAGCCCGAGGTGATAAGGACGTTGCTCGCTTCTGCACTGATCCCGGTTCCGCGAATCCGCTGCGCTGCGGCTTGGCGAAGTTCCCATTCTCCGTCGGTGACACCGTACTGCATGGCGCGCCCACCTTGCGTGTCGAACACGTGTGAGTACGCGGCCTTCATCCCTTCAACGTCGAAGAGTTTTTCGTCTGGGTGCCCACCGGCGAAACTAATGATGGCCGGGTCGTGCGCGATCCTAAACAGTTCCCGAATAGGGGACGGTGGCATCTGTGAAATGCAGTCATTTAGACGCGCTCGAATTGGTTCCATGTGAGTCATGGTAAACCGAAAATCCGAGGTGTAAAGAATCCGCTAAGGGCGGCAAAAAACTACTGTCTGAAGTAGCTAAATACGTCCTCAATTTTTGTGCCCGACTCCAACGCCAGAATGGTGAGAATTCGGGCTTTTCGGGCGTCCAACCGGCCGGCGGGAATCATGCCGGCAGCCTGCAAATCGAGTTCCGCGCCGGGGTATCCGTAGGTCGTCTCCAACGTGCGCCCCGCGCCGGTTCGCGCGCAGTACACCACCGGCATCTGCGTGGCCAGCGCCGTGACCCGCTCAAGCACGTTGACGGAAACGTGCCCGCCACCCACACCGGCGAGCACCGCCGCGCTGTACCCGGCCTGCTTGAGGAAGTCGACATAGGCCAGCGAGTCGTCCAGCGTGGCCTCCACGAGTGCCACCTGCGCCTTTTGCCCCGAGGTTGCGCGAGTGAGCGTGCCCGGCAGGGTCGCGGGCATGTGGAGGAACACCAGGCGGTCTTCGCTCACCCAGCCCAGTGGGCCTGCCCCGGGACCGGAAGAAAAGGGCGCGGCCGAGGTGGTATGAGTCTTGCGTACGAGCGACGGGTCGTGGACCTCATCTGCGAAAACGAGAACGGCGGGCAACATGTGAAGGCGCGGGTCCGCTGCTGTGATGATGGCTGAACGCACGTTCGCCGGGCCGTCAGTCCCGGGAAGCGTGGGGTTGCGCATCGCGCCGGTGGTCACGATAGGAATACCCGAATCGTTCATGAGCGACAGCGCGAACGTGGTCTCTTCTAACGTGTCGGTGCCTTGCGTGAGTACGACCGCCGTGGCGCCTTCTTCGCGCGCTTTCTTAGCCGACTCGACAACCTGACTCACGTGGTCCAGCGTGATCGACCCGGACCCCACCTGCGCCACTTGTTCGTACGTGACGTCGACGGGGAAGGGGAGCGTGTCGATCCGAGCGGTTTCGACGATCGCCTGCGCGGTTGCGCTGGGCGCGACCCCACCAGTGTCGCTGGCCGTTGACGCGATGGTTCCACCAAGAGCAGCAATGTGAATCCTCATGCTCTCACCATACTGCTCCAGATCATGAGCATGGTGACGAAGAATCCCACGGCGTAGTTGAGCGGAATGAACAGTTTCCAGCCCGCATTGGCCGCCCCCGAGGTGGTATCAGTGACCTGCCAGAACCGTCCCGTGTTGAGAATGTACGGAATGGCAAGGAGCGCGCCCAACCACACGGGGAACGGCGTGAACAACACCAGCCCGCCAGCCACAACGTAGAGCACAACCGCTAACCGGACCGTGGCACGAGCCCCCAGTACTGTGGCAATGGACGCTAAACCACCCTCACGGTCAGGCACTACGTCTTGAACCGCGCCAAGCGCATGGCTGGCACATCCCCACAGGAAGAAAGCAAGCAGGGTGAGAACGACCTCGGCGGTGGGGGTGGCCCCCACCAGCGCCAGACCAAACCATGCGGGGGACGAAAAGTGGGTGGACGAGGTGAGCGAATCAAGGAACGGGACCTCTTTAAACCGCAGGCCCGCCACCGAATATGCCACCACCGCGAACATGCTCAACACGAAGACGCCCAGCGCCCACCAGTTCCCCTGCTCCAGTCCCACGATTATGGACCTGACCAGGAAATACGCCACAAACGGCAGGGCGCTCACAGTGGCTGAGACCAGGATGAAACGGTGCCGTGCGGGGTTGACGAGCGCGCCTTCGACCCCGCCTTTGCGCGGGTTGTGGACGTCCGAGGCGTAGTCGAACACGTCGTTGACCCCGTACATCACCAGGTTGTACGGGATTAAGAAGAACAGGCAGCCCAGCCACAGGTCCAGTCCCAGGGGCCCGCCGGCCAGCACGTACGCGGCGCCGAATGGGAACGCGGTGTTGATCCACGAAATCGGGCGGCTGACCTCGAACAACGTGCGCACTATGAGTCCTTCCGGTCGTGGCGGGCTGTGGTGGGGGTGCCTGCGCGGTCGCCACCTGTGCCCAGCAACTCCCACAGGGCGGGTAGTGCCAGTGCAGTGAACACCACGTAGGCCAGGTCTTCGACCGGCATGAGGCCCAGGCGGATCCCCAGCGTGTGTTCGTTGGCGTAGAAGAACAGGCCCGCGGCGATCATGAGGTTGTCGAAAATCACCGTGAGTATCACCAGTCCCACCAGGCACGCCCAAAAACCGCCCCGCGAGTAGCCCGGTGTGCGTGCCCTGGCCAGCATCAGGAGCGCGACCGCGGGAATGAGGAAGAACACGTTGAAAAGGGTGTAGGTCATGGGCGGGCCACCAACTTCGCCAAACCGTAGAGGTTCATGGTGAGCCAGCACAAGAAAAACAAGAAGAACAGCTCTTCGACCGGCAAGTGCGGGGCCACGTTTATCCCGGTCATGTAGGGGGAGTCGCCTCGGTGGAAAACGCCTGCGCCGATTCCCACGAAATCCCACGCCAACAAGCTGAAAAACCCCGCCCCGTGGACCACGGCAGCTCGGCTGGGGTGCGCGAACCAAAACAGCTTAAACCGCGCATCCAGGATCGCCATTCCGGCGATGGAAAATAACAGGAAGCCCAGATACGCCCAGCTCACAGCGCCTCCACCGCGTTGTGCGCGCTGATCAGACACATGGGCAACCCAACCCCGGGGGCCGCGAACGCGCCCGCATGAACCAGGTTGTCCACGTGCGGTGCGCGCACGGGATACCGGAACATCGCCGACTGAAACAGTGTGTTCGCCGGTCCCAACGCCGTTCCTTGCCACGCATTGAACTGCGTGGTGAAGTCCCCCGGCCCCCTCACCTTCTTCACCAGCAAGTGCGACTCCAAATCCGGCACACCCACCCGCTCACCCAGCGACTCGATCACCCGGCTGGCATAGTCACCCAACTGTGCGCCCGTAAGATGTGCGCTCGCCGGTGCAGGAATGAGCACGAACAGGTTCTCACACCCCGGCGGCGCCACCGTGGCATCCGTGCGACTGGGCGCGCACACATACGCCGAGGCCGGCTCCGGCAACTGCCCATCGACGAAAATCTGGTCGAAGTTCGCGTCCCAGTCGCGAGTGAAAAACAGATTGTGATGCTCCAGCGCGTCCAGTTTGCGATCCACTCCCAGCAGAAGCGTCACCGCACCAATCCCCGGGTCGCGTTTACCCCAGCCGCGGACGCTGCGGGTGCGCCTACCGGGTGGCAAGAACGCGGTGTCCAGGTGGTGCAGATCGCACGCCGCGATCACGTTCCGAGCCGGAAATACCTCCAGCCCAGCCCCGCCCGAGGTGGTACCCGGCACGGTCCTGGCGACCACCTCGGCGATGGTGCGACCTTCCAACGAAAGCGACACCACCTGGGTTGACGTGCGAATATCCACCCCGCGGGCCCTAGCCAGGCGAGTGAGTGCCCGCACGATCTCATACATGCCACCGCGGGGGTAGCGCACGCCGTCCACCAAATCCAGATAACTCATGAGGTGAAACAGCGACGGGGCGCGGCGCGGTTCGGTTCCCAAAAACACCGCCGGGTACCCCAAAATCTGGCGCAAAAGCGGGTGTGTCACGGTGCGCGAAACCATGGTGCTCAGCGGGGTGGCCAGGAACCTCGGTAGTCGGTGGGCACGCCGTGCCACCTGGGGTGACACGAACTCCCGCACGGATGCAAACCGGGTGTACAGGAAGTGCTCAAGCGCTAAGTCGTGGGTGTCGCGCGCGGACTCAACGTAGGCGTCCAACGCCGGACCCACGCCCGGCTCCAGCTGCTCAAACAGCGCGCGCACGCCCGCGTAGCCGTGCGGAACATCGACGGTGAGTTGGGGTGCGGAGTCCAAGAGACCTCGGTCGCTCACCCGGTACCCGGGATCCAGGGTGACCAGGTCAAGGTGCTCAGCAATATCCTCACCCACCGCGGCGAAGAACCGCTCAAACACCTGCGGCATGAGGTACCAGCTGGGCCCGGTATCAAACGCGAACCCGGCCTCGTTGCGCAGCCCGGCACGGCCACCCACCTGCGGATTCTTCTCCAGGAGCGTCACCTGATGTCCCCGGTCAGCGGCCAGAATTGCGCTCGCCAGCCCGGCAACCCCGCCACCAATGACCACGGTGTCACTCATGTGCCCGCCCCCGCCGAGGTGTCGCCCGGCTCATCGCTTTCG
Coding sequences:
- a CDS encoding asparaginase, translating into MRIHIAALGGTIASTASDTGGVAPSATAQAIVETARIDTLPFPVDVTYEQVAQVGSGSITLDHVSQVVESAKKAREEGATAVVLTQGTDTLEETTFALSLMNDSGIPIVTTGAMRNPTLPGTDGPANVRSAIITAADPRLHMLPAVLVFADEVHDPSLVRKTHTTSAAPFSSGPGAGPLGWVSEDRLVFLHMPATLPGTLTRATSGQKAQVALVEATLDDSLAYVDFLKQAGYSAAVLAGVGGGHVSVNVLERVTALATQMPVVYCARTGAGRTLETTYGYPGAELDLQAAGMIPAGRLDARKARILTILALESGTKIEDVFSYFRQ
- the crtI gene encoding phytoene desaturase family protein, which gives rise to MSDTVVIGGGVAGLASAILAADRGHQVTLLEKNPQVGGRAGLRNEAGFAFDTGPSWYLMPQVFERFFAAVGEDIAEHLDLVTLDPGYRVSDRGLLDSAPQLTVDVPHGYAGVRALFEQLEPGVGPALDAYVESARDTHDLALEHFLYTRFASVREFVSPQVARRAHRLPRFLATPLSTMVSRTVTHPLLRQILGYPAVFLGTEPRRAPSLFHLMSYLDLVDGVRYPRGGMYEIVRALTRLARARGVDIRTSTQVVSLSLEGRTIAEVVARTVPGTTSGGAGLEVFPARNVIAACDLHHLDTAFLPPGRRTRSVRGWGKRDPGIGAVTLLLGVDRKLDALEHHNLFFTRDWDANFDQIFVDGQLPEPASAYVCAPSRTDATVAPPGCENLFVLIPAPASAHLTGAQLGDYASRVIESLGERVGVPDLESHLLVKKVRGPGDFTTQFNAWQGTALGPANTLFQSAMFRYPVRAPHVDNLVHAGAFAAPGVGLPMCLISAHNAVEAL
- a CDS encoding lycopene cyclase domain-containing protein, whose product is MTYTLFNVFFLIPAVALLMLARARTPGYSRGGFWACLVGLVILTVIFDNLMIAAGLFFYANEHTLGIRLGLMPVEDLAYVVFTALALPALWELLGTGGDRAGTPTTARHDRKDS
- a CDS encoding PLP-dependent aminotransferase family protein yields the protein MEPIRARLNDCISQMPPSPIRELFRIAHDPAIISFAGGHPDEKLFDVEGMKAAYSHVFDTQGGRAMQYGVTDGEWELRQAAAQRIRGTGISAEASNVLITSGSQQGISLLAHTLFNPGDVLLCENPTFMSALQAFGMHGIEFVAIDTDEGGIVPEALEAAIHYYRPKALYTIPTFQNPTGITMPASRRDHIAQVLSESDMWLIEDDPYSELRFTDERVQPISADPRVADRAFYLGSLSKVLSPGVRIGWIHGPDEILERVTVTKQGTVIQSSTIDQLAVAHYLETNDLDKKLEPVRETYRQRMRTQVDALDRVLPTGSYIAEPSGGMFVWVYLPERYDTSELVYKAIDAGVIFVPGAPFYMENPNYQSMRLTFVSAEPDVIEEGVARLATVF
- a CDS encoding prenyltransferase, producing MRTLFEVSRPISWINTAFPFGAAYVLAGGPLGLDLWLGCLFFLIPYNLVMYGVNDVFDYASDVHNPRKGGVEGALVNPARHRFILVSATVSALPFVAYFLVRSIIVGLEQGNWWALGVFVLSMFAVVAYSVAGLRFKEVPFLDSLTSSTHFSSPAWFGLALVGATPTAEVVLTLLAFFLWGCASHALGAVQDVVPDREGGLASIATVLGARATVRLAVVLYVVAGGLVLFTPFPVWLGALLAIPYILNTGRFWQVTDTTSGAANAGWKLFIPLNYAVGFFVTMLMIWSSMVRA
- a CDS encoding L-serine ammonia-lyase encodes the protein MPVSVFELFSVGVGPSSSHTVGPMRAAASFVELVGERVDELASVRVDVFGSLAATGRGHGTFDAILLGLEGCKPEEVEANDMDQRKARMAQTGAVRFGDVRDIKLTEDDMVKRPLTVLERHTNAMTLTAFDAAGEELAKETYYSVGGGFVVAESDENEPIGGELHTPDVIHETHDHIAGTTVLGEDLSQLPEEDAATEPTNAEAGGAGSEGTTSAPVYEYTSAADLLRISKENNLALWEIVMANELQERTEEEIREGLLHIYSVMDECAMSSLDRTGYLPGGLKVKRRAHDWFLRLKAEDPNNDPKFYQEWVNLIALAVNEENASGGRVVTAPTNGAAGIIPAVMYYALHFVDRVVDAGPQGRADAIVEFLLTAAAIGGLYKEKASISGAEVGCQGEVGSASSMAAGALAQVMGGTPEQVENAAEIAMEHNLGLTCDPIAGLVQVPCIERNAIAAGKAINAAKMALWGDGTHRVSLDEVIETMRSTGEDMSHKYKETAMGGLAVNVVEC
- a CDS encoding DNA-3-methyladenine glycosylase codes for the protein MDAGGPVGSRPDGPVGACDWLSPDARASARLLLGCFLATPDVTVRITEVEAYAGTDDPASHAYKGQTARNAVMFGPAGHLYTYTMHGHTCCNVVCSPAGVAQAVLIRAGEVVDGAEVAYSRRRPGVSATHLARGPGNLTRALGVTMDHSGVDLCDRGSEVRLVRGELRAGELVAVGPRVGVSQAADDPMRFWIEGDPTVSAYRRSPRAPKPSR
- a CDS encoding lycopene cyclase domain-containing protein, whose translation is MSWAYLGFLLFSIAGMAILDARFKLFWFAHPSRAAVVHGAGFFSLLAWDFVGIGAGVFHRGDSPYMTGINVAPHLPVEELFFLFFLCWLTMNLYGLAKLVARP